The Chloroflexota bacterium genome has a segment encoding these proteins:
- a CDS encoding ABC transporter ATP-binding protein: MSTPIIETHDLKQVYGVGDATVHALDGVSITVERGEFVAIMGPSGSGKSTLMNILGCLARPTSGTYYLGGEDVSGLDRRQLATIRNRKLGFIFQAYNLLPRTSAVRNVILPLIYDRTKHLNMQEMEARAREMLTLVGLEDRLDHQPHELSGGQQQRVAIARALVNDPVLIIADEPTGNLDSKSGLEIMSLLKDLHERGRTIVMVTHDEETAEYAERIIHLRDGKVERIVHNEKTKARVAA; the protein is encoded by the coding sequence ATGAGCACGCCTATCATCGAAACTCACGACTTGAAACAAGTCTATGGTGTGGGCGATGCCACAGTTCACGCTCTGGATGGTGTCAGCATCACCGTAGAACGCGGCGAATTTGTGGCCATCATGGGGCCTTCGGGCTCGGGTAAGAGCACCCTGATGAACATTTTGGGCTGCCTCGCCCGCCCCACCTCGGGTACTTACTACCTGGGTGGCGAAGACGTCAGTGGCCTGGACCGCCGTCAGCTGGCTACCATCCGCAACCGCAAACTGGGCTTCATTTTCCAGGCTTACAACCTGCTGCCCCGCACCAGCGCGGTCCGTAACGTCATCCTGCCGCTGATTTACGACCGTACCAAGCACCTCAATATGCAGGAAATGGAAGCCCGCGCGCGCGAAATGCTCACCCTGGTAGGCCTGGAAGACCGCTTAGACCACCAGCCTCACGAACTTTCCGGTGGGCAGCAACAGCGGGTAGCCATTGCTCGGGCGCTGGTCAACGACCCGGTGCTCATCATCGCAGACGAGCCTACTGGCAACCTGGATAGCAAATCCGGCCTGGAAATCATGAGCCTGCTCAAGGACCTTCATGAACGCGGCCGTACCATCGTGATGGTCACCCATGACGAAGAAACCGCAGAATACGCTGAACGCATCATCCATTTGCGTGATGGCAAGGTGGAACGGATTGTCCATAACGAAAAAACGAAAGCGAGGGTAGCCGCATGA